TAGTGCTCGCTAATTCTTACTGTCACCCAGCAGACTTCGGTGGGCGTTGGCGGCTGAAAGCCGTGTTGCTCTTGCCTGCCGAAGGGAGTGCGCGCGTCATGGCTTGTTTTGACAGTACAGATGCCTCTTATCGACTAATGCGGAGCGCGGTCAAAGTGCTGGCTGATCGTTTTACACATTCTGAAACTGCGAGCGCTGCAATTGTTGAGCATTCTTTACAGATCATTCTCGCTGATCCGGATCTGCTTTCAGACGGTAGCCGGGGGGCACTTTTTCCGGTTGTGCGACGCGTTGCCCTTGAACACTTCGGCATTTTCAACAACCTGCCGACTGCGCCAGCAGCCGATCATCCGGATGGCCTGGACAAGGCTGCTGCTGCTGAGTCGTCAAAGAACAAGGACGGGAATAGCGCACGGCGGTAATGTGAGTAAAAGAAACGGGCTGTCGGCACTTCGCCACGCCTACTGCATTCTTCAGATTGAACCACTAGCCCTCTCGAGCGTTCTGACTGGTTAAACTGTAGGCTTCGGCTGAGGAGGCCAAGGGCTAGATGAACGACAATATTATTTTTAGCGGCGTTCGCACCGCCGTTCCGACGAAACAGCATATGGAAGATTACGAGGACTTTTTTGAGAACGGTGCGGTCGCCCTTCATCTTGTTGGTGAGGATGGTACGATCCTGCGTGCCAATCGAGCGGAGCTCGATCTTCTCGGCTTCACTGCGGAAGAGTACATCGGCCGGCCAATCTCCCAATTCCATGCAGATTCCGATACAATCCGCGAGATACTGGCCCGCTTGTCAGGTGGAGAAAAGCTGAACCGCTTTCCCGCCCGGTTGCGCGCGAAAGACGGCTCCATTAGATACGTAGAAATCACCTCGAGTGTCCAGTTTCGCGATGGCAAATTTCTCAATACCAGGTGTTTCACAATCGATGTCACTGACACGGTACAACTGAGACGACAACTCGCTCGAAAAGAACAGGAAATGCGCCAGATCCTGGAGGCGCTTCCTGCGGCCGTCTACACCACGGACGCGCAGGGAAAGATCACTTACTACAACAGGGCCGCCACCGAACTCTCCGGGAGGGAGCCGGTCGTGGGCCAGGACGAATGGTGCGTGACCTATCGCTTGTTCACACCTGATGGGCAGCCGCTTCCCCACGATCAGTGTCCGATGGCAATTGCGCTCCGCGAGAAACGAGCCGTGCGCGGAGTTGAAGCGATTGCGCAACGGCCGGACGGCACAATGGTGCCTTTCCTGCCGTTTCCGACACCGATGTTTGACGAGGACGGTGAACTGATCGGGGCGATTAACATGCTTGTCGACATCAGTGACCGAAAGACTGCCGAGACGAACCAGAAGGTCTTCCTCGATGAACTCAATCACCGCGTTAAAAACAACATGGCAATGCTGTACGGGCTCATCAATTCTGCCGCGAGGGAATCGAGGAGCGACGAGGCCCGCCGCGTATTGGGAGACGCCGCACAGCGCGTCGGAGCCATGGCGGCCGCCCAACAGACCCTCTACATGGAAAAAGACCGGACCCGCGTGAATGCGAGGGAATTCCTTCAAGCTGTTTGCAGCAGTGCCAGGCTAGCCTTCTCAAAGGAGGTTGCTCTCCATATCGACGTGGACGCGGTACAATTGCCGAACGACGTCACGATGCCGCTGGCGCTGGTCCTCAATGAACTGCTGACGAACGCCGCCAAGCATGGCTGCGACGACGCGGGGAAATGCGACGTCTGGATCACCCTTTCACATCATGACGGAGAATTCGTGCTGACAGTCCGCGACAGTGGATCCGGGTATAATTTTGAGGCCACGGGCAAGCGCTCCTCGGGTACGGGCCTGGTGTCTGGCCTGGTAAGACAGCTGCGTGGTTCCTTCTCCGTGGCGCCAGGTCCAGGTGCGATGTGCACAATCCGATTCATTGACAATAAGCTTGGCTGAACATGTATCCAACGACGACGTCTCCAACTTCTTCTCATGGCTCCAACCCGTCAACACCGGAAACGAGACACGAATATGCGCGGAACTGAACCCGAGGATTTGCGCATTCTTATTGTCGAGGACGAATTTCTGATCGCGCTGGAACTAGAGAGTAGCCTTCTCGACGCAGGCTATAAGGTTGTCGGAATAGCCGTGACGGCCACAGAGGCCGTCGCGATGGCTCGTGCCGAGCAGCCGAATCTGGCGGTGATGGACATCCGGCTTGCTGATCGAACCGACGGTGTCGAGGCCGCAATCGAGTTGTTCGGTATGTTCGGCATTAGGTCAATCTTTGCATCTGCTCATGCAGATGAAGAAACGCGGAAAAGAGCCGCACCAGCCAGACCCATTGGCTGGGTCCAAAAACCTTACTCCGCTGACGCGCTAATTCGCGTTATCAGGGACTTCTGCAATTAAATCGCCATGGGTCTTTTTTGAGATCGTCGAGAACTCCGAGGAGCTTGCATACGTTCCCAACTCGAGACCTCAAATCCTCCGCATGTGAAGCGGCGTCATCTGTGATGGCGCCGCTCCGAGATCAATGATGGGCGTGATGCTCGTTACGCTTGCGTGTTACCGCAGCCTTTTTTTTCCGAAGCGGAACGCTCCGCCTTGGTCCGTGATGCAGCAGCGGCACCGCCCTTGCGCCCGCCCTTTTCGGAGGATGCATGATTTTCCGCATGGCCACGGCCGGAGCCGGACTTCTTGCCGCCACCGCTTTCCTTGTTGACGGTGGCCCAGGCGCGGCGCTCGGCTTCCCTCTCGGAAACGCCACGGTCTTCGTAGCCTTCTTCGATGTGCTCAGCCTTGCGCTTCTGCTTGTCTGTATAGGCGGACTTGTCACCTCGGGGCATGAAACATCTCCTTTGCTGACGTGAAGCAAAGAAAACTGCGATTTCGCGGCAGAGTTCCCGGGATCGTCCACAGGGTGCGCGCAGCCGATGAACCAGCCTTGCGTTTTAACCGGCCCTTGTTTGCGAGCGGAGCCAACACGGCCAGGCGAGGTTTTGTTGGTACGTCCGCTGACCATGGCATCGAAAGACAACTTCCGTGGCATAGACAGTCGGTCATTCATCGTTTCCCGCCTTCACTCTTGGGCGTCAGGCGCATATTCGGGTACACGGACGTTGGTGGTCGCAGCTTTGCGTCGACATGGGTTATGGGTCCGTGATTGGACGTCGCCTTCGAAATAGAAGGCGGTTTCGATCATGGAGGCGGCGCGCGAATACAAAACCAGCCTTCTCCAAAACCCTCTGCGAGCCGCTGTTATCCGGATGGGCCATCGCCCAGACCTCTGGTAGCTTGAGCTGAGTATCTGCAAAGCCCAAAGCCGCGCTGACGAGCTCAGAAGCGTAGCCATTTCCCCAAACTTCCGGGCGGAAGTAGTACCCAACCTCATAATTCCAACCTGGATCAAATGGATCCTCGTACAAGCCACCCCATCCAATGATGCGGCCATCTTCGCGACGTACCACTACCCATGGTGCACAGCCATCGCGGCGTCTTCGCCACTCATGGACCATAACTCTTCTTTGGCATTCCCTAAGCGTTTTGTCGCTGTGGGTATGCTGCATTGCCACAGCGTTTCCCAGGAATTCGAAGAGTTCTGGAATGTCCGCGCGACGGGATGGGCGAAGTATCAAACGTTGAGTTTCCAGCATAGTCTCAGCATCGAAAGGTGTTCGTACGACAATCAGATTAGCATCGCAATTGCGCCGATCTCGTCAACTGATTTCTCATAACTTTCCACCGATGTGGCCGAACTCCACCTTTCATTTCTTTGAAATTATGCCAAGCTACCAGGCGGCTTCAC
This genomic interval from Agrobacterium fabrum str. C58 contains the following:
- a CDS encoding response regulator is translated as MRGTEPEDLRILIVEDEFLIALELESSLLDAGYKVVGIAVTATEAVAMARAEQPNLAVMDIRLADRTDGVEAAIELFGMFGIRSIFASAHADEETRKRAAPARPIGWVQKPYSADALIRVIRDFCN
- a CDS encoding GNAT family N-acetyltransferase, with protein sequence MLETQRLILRPSRRADIPELFEFLGNAVAMQHTHSDKTLRECQRRVMVHEWRRRRDGCAPWVVVRREDGRIIGWGGLYEDPFDPGWNYEVGYYFRPEVWGNGYASELVSAALGFADTQLKLPEVWAMAHPDNSGSQRVLEKAGFVFARRLHDRNRLLFRRRRPITDP
- a CDS encoding sensor histidine kinase, which gives rise to MNDNIIFSGVRTAVPTKQHMEDYEDFFENGAVALHLVGEDGTILRANRAELDLLGFTAEEYIGRPISQFHADSDTIREILARLSGGEKLNRFPARLRAKDGSIRYVEITSSVQFRDGKFLNTRCFTIDVTDTVQLRRQLARKEQEMRQILEALPAAVYTTDAQGKITYYNRAATELSGREPVVGQDEWCVTYRLFTPDGQPLPHDQCPMAIALREKRAVRGVEAIAQRPDGTMVPFLPFPTPMFDEDGELIGAINMLVDISDRKTAETNQKVFLDELNHRVKNNMAMLYGLINSAARESRSDEARRVLGDAAQRVGAMAAAQQTLYMEKDRTRVNAREFLQAVCSSARLAFSKEVALHIDVDAVQLPNDVTMPLALVLNELLTNAAKHGCDDAGKCDVWITLSHHDGEFVLTVRDSGSGYNFEATGKRSSGTGLVSGLVRQLRGSFSVAPGPGAMCTIRFIDNKLG